A genome region from Anopheles stephensi strain Indian chromosome 2, UCI_ANSTEP_V1.0, whole genome shotgun sequence includes the following:
- the LOC118502351 gene encoding E3 SUMO-protein ligase RanBP2, producing MFSTKKDIDRHVKTSLNKLPENERYLRGLAIARQYFKLHEYASAEHWLSCYLSVQEDSAPAHKLLGQCYEKQNKFDRAITSYQRSLQLDSKQTGLITDVCKLLLMDDNLSKHLSKAKHWCDMAESQRINHEAVLDLQLKIANKGATTNNKLVKDIIVKEILARPLDPLLRVRLVDHFLDEKQLEEALKYCFELEMKFCEPFMQSNEWTNSVANMLSKYSDSPPPGDGAGLQRNWNYYLLQALVLDRQIYLNLLADSTMETIKRSNLKEIAQKLFKLDQTLQQVAEKGRNAAPQKHMADAYLQHYRGQLLLYSASLLFKGSQDHQSSAGRSKDVSKKCLALLLMAYQCGVPNPDEPWLKHSSEMARNLLGFWNKQAAFRCCQAGSTLLSCVEDGVDMSVLAQIQNVTETKVWTTADDIINQIRELCSDAGWRQGVARSLYSFGDISSKVASGAYFVKDGVAFGEPQYVLPKREQVSMYVEFAQSLYPSSLPYLVYLGLVIGTENLSEFRCNAFPRLNFSTNNLDNCNLETLNQLDMDSFLYCSILVAHSNLDSKRLLNQQHGRPTFLPAANLIPLLCEDSKIDWWSAAYHLIKSSTAKDAAASVAEQRQLLQHGLQAIRGTGAPLCDVIVLLKLGQILAQRASASKLLTTKERRYIESRVESVYRAGVLLWKLRNESSYAGGMETHGAGPTSYGSDMFFKYGGKAYDCQQEVVKLAESAITFLASVYFKRSRYEEFTQDFGGIPLPFAAYFRAEAFKKLDESNKTPLKARKFYSERARECIRQTQRYLELPYVDRNHPLNHVVQSEIKRLSFANDSFDGSLNTSANGGVVSTSADDSDHFQSFTSSMTNAGMGATVGTGSASLSRSMAERDATTAAAASMCLAKTNDLEALIRQMMETLTFVKEDVLGIRNDVGDMQDRLVKIEENMFRKPVPDTAGATGASTTTPLVNESSATAASAVAAAAAMQAMSDMYIMDELQGTSPALAYQHAAAAAAARTPVMGGVGMAPPQQPAYHNLYGANAYQNYLPPGQMSGQYQPQQQQHQQMLTPRGHPMAGALGASPMHNSAAYQHHSDSLMISAGGSPAAGGYHHLPAFQQTALPGQSDSQLSMMHSASSVGSQITTPASTVASKSASGGSLSIEQSLQTPALLSSWNSTYNNSNATFNAPAPIATPSASSMLPSYLSTSAETKGGAPVNVVITSSDPLPPPPSVNSSTFATGSSVQPTYSVTIPPQHIKHSNTGGSIGQGTTGNNNSSTTSTPKPDPIPASAPTTVNTKFPMPSIQLAAGDKTTATGGSLATTFTPSFFANMVSPAKNAVSGANQLEEDDDDDDRNVSGVEYDPRPDFQPIIPLPDEIEVRTGEEDEEQIFSGRSKLLRLVDREWKERGLGELKILRSKADPSKVRIVMRREQVHKICANHYITPELIIKPMEKRKECYIWAAMDFADEEPRKESFCARFGSAALANEFYQAFVTARDDVARLRAADGGSQQSSGTPSGPPPATVGSFAFSSTPKSSVSSASVTSVATNQSSTTAADKPFGDFTFNKNYTPPTTKTASKPTVETTQATTGTVGKDGKPSPFASFTFKGTGSSAPFGKMFGELGTTTGVVSLGFEEREFICALETNVVGLKRREQQASSTWTDCEVISGQLRLLTSTTTVRLLMRNADRPSTVYLNHILTKDVQMKATEKNACSWTVQQDATYPTATGPLSFMALFKTTDERDRFLTAVQKSLPNAVVGAPTAKTPTATGGFGDKFKPKSGSWECPGCYVSNKADTTKCVACNEPRDPTNKDEPKQSTLSGGLFGNLAPPKEGAKFTFGMPPSSGTVTPITFGSAPAATAGTKKPQEQLAKAATSTPAKSGSAAAGGGGFGEQFKPKPGSWTCNDCYLSNGADVLYCVSCECPKDDTVPKKTAGTATSSGGGLLLKSDTMPKFNFAAGGGFTFGVSSPAAASVTTAASVAGTTTTTTNTASGSLSQQPVFGGGFSFGGSLKPIQSSASSAAGTAAAAATPEKPVFKFELPTPVGGLSFGSKLTPNKPASSTSGGDAHGSTSTSSAISKLDPPEKATFGFVFKPKSPGRTLSGEGDGADDDGAAGDNSVTEEENNTYFAPVIPLPDKVEVKTGEEDEHVLYAHRAKLYRFVCSEWKERGIGDVKILKHKVTGKLRVVMRREQVLKICLNHALTEDICYTKKDDKSWQFVANDFSEGNFEIMNFCLRFKSSDIAQDFREAIADALSGKLNTSVVDAAKDDTKLTSPNHNDTTITSTSSPMGALNFSKLSDISLNERETAQKLKLPDNFFETTMTTTPCAGCRGCDSDAFVFPAIEGKQPATGSDSDDPPLPIDIKSVKPLPAVVPASSSPKKVLFGAPTANIFGVDNAAKVSATPAAPIPGLFSGLSFKVPSGTGSSAAASTTNAFLSAEQKSSSSPFMSATSIFGGAQPSSTADQTATSGANAKFAFGSSTAIGSAASGGSIFSASLNTTPKTSFVAPGAVPGVQVTSTTVANDKTSTNSAPVVTKPNTTNSPLLQPASLTTPPSGKPAEGAGKFFGSSTGGFGNSGGGGGFGSTGSTNMFSGANIFGSLSTNTATSATGTPSSAVSGTPPTTATSNSSLFGSVAFGDAGKPSIFGGGSGFTFGSLAKQSTTVASSNNVSSSSNSDAPLLFKMDDSVSFATLASSNSPAFSNTFKQTEDGTKPSGGGFVGLTVKEDFFSRSASAKLNNSTDGGGANNAEASNGNADDAAATGGEDGTGAAGGDENYDPYYAPVIQLPDEIEVRTGEEEETKLFGERAKLYRYDASTKEWKERGVGELKILHHPVRNTYRLLLRREQIFKLVLNHAITGDLSVAPMNNSDKAFVWGAMNHAESPGQLEQLAARFKNEAIASEFRSTLERCQEKLRSRPDLEPDQD from the exons ATGTTCTCCACCAAAAAGGATATTGATCGTCATGTGAAAACGTCTCTCAACAAGTTGCCGGAAAACGAG CGCTATCTTCGTGGTCTGGCAATAGCGAGACAATACTTCAAGCTGCACGAATATGCGAGCGCGGAGCACTGGCTGTCCTGCTACCTGTCGGTGCAGGAAGATAGCGCCCCGGCACACAAGCTTCTCGGCCAATGCTACGAGAAACAGAACAAGTTTGACCGGGCCATCACCTCCTACCAACGGTCGCTCCAGCTCGATTCGAAGCAAACCGGGTTGATTACGGACGTGTgcaagctgctgctgatggacgACAACCTATCCAAGCACTTGTCGAAAGCTAAGCACTGGTGCGATATGGCCGAATCGCAGCGCATCAACCACGAAGCGGTTCTCGATCTGCAGCTGAAGATAGCGAACAAGGGCGCCACCACGAACAACAAGCTGGTGAAGGACATCATAGTGAAGGAAATTTTGGCCCGTCCGTTGGATCCGTTGTTGCGCGTACGTCTGGTGGACCACTTTCTGGACGAGAAACAGCTGGAAGAAGCGTTAAAGTATTGCTTCGAGCTAGAAATGAAATTTTGCGAGCCATTCATGCAGTCGAACGAGTGGACAAACAGTGTGGCAAACATGCTGTCGAAATATTCCGATTCGCCACCGCCGGGTGATGGGGCTGGCCTTCAGCGGAACTGGAACTACTACTTGCTGCAGGCGCTCGTGCTGGACCGGCAGATCTATCTAAATCTGTTGGCCGATTCCACTATGGAGACGATCAAGCGGAGCAATCTGAAGGAAATAGCGCAGAAATTGTTCAAGCTGGATCAAACATTGCAACAGGTAGCGGAGAAAGGTCGTAATGCGGCCCCGCAGAAGCACATGGCCGATGCGTATCTGCAACATTACCGGGGTCAGTTGCTGCTGTATTCGGCTTCGTTGCTGTTCAAGGGTTCGCAAGATCATCAGTCCAGTGCAGGGCGGTCGAAGGATGTGAGCAAAAAGTGTCTAGCACTGTTACTGATGGCTTACCAGTGTGGTGTACCGAATCCGGACGAACCGTGGCTGAAGCACAGCAGCGAAATGGCGCGTAATTTGCTAGGCTTCTGGAACAAACAGGCAGCGTTCCGGTGTTGTCAGGCCGGCAGTACACTGCTGTCTTGCGTGGAAGATGGCGTAGATATGTCTGTGTTGGCTCAGATACAGAACGTAACGGAAACAAAGGTTTGGACAACGGCGGATGATATTATAAATCAG ATTCGCGAACTTTGCTCGGACGCTGGATGGCGGCAAGGTGTAGCCCGCTCATTGTATTCGTTCGGCGACATTTCATCAAAAGTAGCATCCGGTGCGTATTTCGTGAAAGATGGCGTTGCGTTCGGTGAACCACAGTATGTGTTGCCAAAGCGTGAGCAAGTCAGCATGTACGTCGAATTCGCCCAATCGCTGTACCCGTCCTCTTTGCCTTATCTTGTGTATCTGGGTCTAGTGATCGGGACGGAAAATTTGTCCGAGTTTCGTTGCAACGCGTTCCCACGgttaaacttttccaccaacaaTCTTGACAACTGCAATCTGGAAACGTTGAACCAACTCGATATGGATTCGTTCCTGTACTGCTCCATTCTCGTTGCCCATAGCAACCTCGATAGTAAACGTTTGCTGAACCAGCAGCATGGTCGTCCGACGTTTCTGCCAGCGGCCAATCTTATCCCGCTGCTGTGTGAGGATAGTAAGATCGATTGGTGGAGTGCTGCGTACCATCTGATCAAGAGTAGCACCGCCAAGGATGCCGCGGCTAGTGTGGCCGAACAGCGGCAGCTGTTGCAGCATGGCTTGCAAGCGATTCGCGGCACCGGTGCTCCACTGTGCGATGTGATTGTGTTGCTGAAATTGGGCCAGATACTAGCACAACGTGCAAGCGCATCGAAGCTTTTAACGACGAAAGAACGACGATACATCGAGAGCCGCGTCGAGTCCGTTTATCGTGCCGGAGTGTTGTTGTGGAAGCTGCGTAATGAATCGTCGTACGCTGGTGGAATGGAAACGCACGGTGCTGGCCCGACTAGCTACGGTTCCGATATGTTCTTCAAGTATGGTGGCAAAGCGTACGATTGTCAGCAAGAGGTGGTCAAGTTGGCGGAATCGGCCATAACGTTCTTGGCATCGGTTTATTTCAAGCGCAGTCGGTATGAAGAATTCACACAAGACTTCGGCGGTATTCCCTTACCGTTTGCGGCGTATTTCCGCGCGGAAGCGTTTAAAAAGCTGGACGAATCGAACAAAACTCCGCTCAAAGCCAGGAAGTTTTACTCCGAGCGAGCGCGTGAATGTATCCGCCAGACGCAGCGCTATCTGGAGCTGCCCTACGTAGATCGGAACCATCCGCTGAACCACGTGGTGCAGAGTGAGATAAAGCGTCTGTCGTTCGCAAACGATTCGTTCGATGGCAGTTTGAACACATCGGCCAATGGTGGCGTCGTGAGCACGAGTGCGGATGATAGCGATCATTTCCAGTCGTTTACATCCTCGATGACGAATGCTGGGATGGGGGCGACCGTTGGAACGGGAAGTGCTTCGTTATCACGCAGCATGGCGGAGCGGGATGCAACGACCGCTGCTGCCGCTTCGATGTGTCTGGCGAAAACGAACGATCTCGAAGCCCTCATACGACAAATGATGGAAACGCTAACGTTTGTGAAGGAGGACGTACTGGGAATTCGTAACGATGTGGGAGACATGCAGGATCGATTGGTCAAGATCGAAGAAAACATGTTCCGGAAGCCAGTGCCGGATACGGCTGGTGCAACTGGCGCGTCAACAACGACTCCGCTGGTGAATGAGTCGTCGGCCACGGCGGCTTCGGCCGTAGCTGCTGCCGCGGCCATGCAAGCTATGAGCGATATGTACATAATGGATGAGTTGCAGGGTACCTCACCGGCCCTAGCCTACCAACATGccgcagctgcagcagcagctcgaacCCCGGTCATGGGTGGCGTAGGAATGGCACCACCACAGCAACCAGCCTATCACAATCTGTACGGTGCCAATGCCTATCAAAACTACTTACCACCGGGACAGATGTCGGGACAATAtcagccacagcagcaacaacaccagcagATGCTAACTCCTCGTGGACATCCGATGGCGGGAGCGCTGGGAGCTTCCCCGATGCACAACAGTGCCGCTTACCAGCATCATTCGGACAGCCTCATGATATCAGCGGGTGGATCACCTGCCGCTGGTGGTTATCACCATCTGCCGGCCTTCCAACAAACTGCCCTACCGGGTCAATCCGATTCACAGCTTTCCATGATGCATTCGGCGAGCTCGGTAGGCTCTCAAATCACCACGCCCGCCTCGACGGTCGCATCGAAATCAGCAAGCGGTGGAAGTCTTTCGATCGAACAATCGCTCCAGACTCCCGCACTGCTTAGCAGCTGGAATAGCACCTACAACAATAGCAACGCTACGTTCAATGCTCCGGCACCGATAGCTACACCGTCCGCGTCCAGTATGTTGCCCTCCTATTTGTCCACCAGCGCGGAAACGAAAGGCGGTGCACCGGTAAATGTGGTCATTACCAGCTCGGACCCGTTACCACCTCCGCCAAGTGTGAACAGCTCCACGTTTGCCACCGGTTCGAGCGTCCAACCGACGTATAGCGTTACAATTCCGCCGCAACACATTAAACACAGCAATACGGGTGGCAGCATTGGGCAGGGAACAacaggcaacaacaacagcagtacCACCAGCACGCCAAAGCCCGATCCGATTCCTGCATCCGCACCAACCACCGTGAACACAAAGTTCCCGATGCCTTCGATTCAGCTGGCCGCTGGCGATAAAACCACCGCCACAGGCGGTTCTCTAGCCACGACCTTCACGCCTTCCTTCTTTGCCAACATGGTGTCCCCGGCGAAGAATGCCGTCAGCGGGGCCAATCAACTCGAggaggatgatgacgatgatgatagaAACGTATCGGGTGTTGAGTACGATCCACGCCCCGACTTCCAGCCGATCATACCCCTACCGGATGAGATTGAGGTGCGAACGGGCGAAGAAGATGAGGAGCAAATTTTCAGCGGTCGGTCGAAGCTGCTCCGGCTGGTCGACCGCGAATGGAAAGAGCGTGGGCTGGGTGAGCTTAAGATACTGCGCTCGAAGGCCGATCCTTCCAAGGTGCGGATTGTGATGCGTCGCGAGCAGGTGCACAAGATCTGTGCCAATCACTATATCACACCCGAGCTAATCATCAAACCGATGGAAAAGCGCAAGGAATGTTACATCTGGGCGGCGATGGACTTTGCCGACGAGGAACCGAGAAAGGAATCGTTCTGTGCTCGGTTTGGCTCTGCGGCTTTAGCGAACGAATTCTACCAGGCGTTTGTCACTGCACGGGACGATGTGGCACGTCTGCGGGCAGCTGATGGGGGCAGTCAGCAGAGCAGCGGCACGCCCTCAGGTCCACCACCGGCCACGGTAGGCAGCTTTGCGTTTAGCAGCACGCCGAAATCGTCTGTATCCAGTGCATCGGTAACGTCGGTAGCAACGAACCAATCATCTACAACGGCCGCCGATAAACCATTTGGAGATTTTACGTTCAACAAAAACTACACGCCACCTACCACTAAGACGGCATCAAAACCGACCGTCGAAACCACGCAGGCGACTACCGGAACGGTTGGTAAGGATGGTAAACCGAGTCCGTTTGCTTCATTTACATTCAAAGGCACTGGGTCTTCCGCTCCGTTCGGTAAAATGTTCGGCGAACTTGGCACGACCACAGGTGTGGTGTCGCTTGGCTTCGAGGAGCGTGAGTTCATCTGTGCCCTCGAAACGAATGTTGTCGGTCTGAAGCGTCGGGAACAACAGGCATCCAGTACGTGGACGGACTGTGAAGTGATCAGCGGACAGTTGCGTCTGCTAACTTCAACTACAACTGTTCGCCTGTTAATGCGCAACGCTGACCGGCCCAGCACCGTCTATCTGAACCACATTCTTACCAAGGACGTGCAAATGAAAGCGACCGAAAAAAATGCTTGCAGTTGGACGGTCCAGCAAGACGCGACGTATCCCACCGCCACGGGGCCGCTGAGTTTTATGGCACTCTTTAAAACCACCGATGAACGCGATCGTTTCCTAACGGCCGTGCAGAAATCGCTTCCCAATGCCGTCGTCGGTGCACCGACTGCTAAGACACCTACAGCCACTGGCGGTTTCGGTGATAAGTTCAAGCCAAAGTCGGGAAGCTGGGAATGTCCCGGGTGTTACGTAAGCAACAAGGCGGATACAACGAAATGCGTCGCGTGCAATGAACCGCGCGATCCAACGAACAAGGACGAGCCGAAACAATCCACCCTATCGGGAGGTTTGTTCGGTAATCTCGCGCCACCGAAGGAGGGTGCCAAGTTTACGTTCGGTATGCCTCCGTCCTCCGGTACTGTGACGCCGATAACGTTTGGGTCCGCTCCTGCTGCTACTGCGGGTACGAAGAAACCTCAGGAACAGTTAGCGAAAGCTGCTACTTCTACGCCGGCAAAAAGTGGATCGGCTGCCGCTGGTGGTGGAGGGTTTGGCGAGCAGTTTAAACCAAAACCGGGCTCATGGACTTGTAACGATTGCTATCTTTCCAACGGAGCAGATGTGTTGTACTGTGTGAGCTGCGAATGCCCGAAAGACGATACggtgccgaagaagaccgccGGCACTGCGACATCTTCCGGTGGTGGTCTGCTGCTAAAGTCCGACACAATGCCGAAGTTTAATTTcgcagctggtggtggtttcacCTTTGGTGTGTCGTCTCCAGCGGCCGCCAGTGTCACGACAGCCGCATCAGTTGCCGGTACAACCACAACTACTACGAATACGGCGAGCGGAAGCCTTTCGCAACAGCCCGTTTTTGGTGGAGGATTTTCATTCGGAGGGTCTCTGAAACCAATTCAAAGCTCCGCGAGCTCGGCAGCCGGTAccgccgctgctgccgctACACCAGAGAAGCCCGTTTTTAAATTCGAACTTCCAACACCGGTCGGTGGACTTTCTTTCGGATCGAAGCTAACGCCGAATAAACCGGCGAGCAGCACCAGTGGCGGCGATGCTCACGGCTCTACCAGCACGTCATCGGCAATAAGCAAGCTGGATCCGCCAGAGAAAGCAACGTTCGGGTTTGTCTTCAAACCGAAATCACCTGGCCGAACGCTGAGTGGTGAAGGCGATGGGGCGGACGATGATGGGGCAGCGGGCGATAATAGTGTGACGGAGGAGGAAAACAATACCTACTTTGCGCCCGTCATTCCGCTACCGGATAAG GTCGAAGTGAAAACTGGCGAAGAGGACGAACACGTGCTATACGCTCACCGTGCTAAACTATACCGGTTTGTCTGCTCCGAGTGGAAGGAGCGTGGCATCGGTGATGTAAAGATCCTGAAGCACAAAGTGACAGGAAAGTTGAG AGTGGTAATGCGGCGTGAGCAGGTACTGAAGATTTGTCTCAATCACGCGCTCACCGAGGACATCTGCTACACGAAAAAGGACGACAAGTCTTGGCAGTTCGTGGCCAACGACTTCTCCGAGGGCAACTTTGAGATAATGAACTTCTGTCTGCGGTTCAAATCGTCCGacattgcgcaagacttccgTGAGGCAATTGCGGATGCGCTAAGCGGAAAATTGAACACCTCGGTGGTGGATGCGGCCAAGGATGACACAAAACTCACATCGCCAAACCACAACGACACCACAATCACGTCCACCAGTTCGCCGATGGGAGCGCTGAATTTCTCCAAACTAAGCGACATTTCGTTAAACGAGCGCGAAACGGCACAAAAGCTGAAGCTACCGGACAACTTTTTCGAAACTACCATGACCACAACACCCTGTGCCGGTTGTCGTGGCTGTGATTCGGATGCTTTCGTTTTTCCGGCCATTGAGGGCAAGCAGCCAGCGACGGGAAGCGATAGCGATGATCCACCGCTGCCCATCGACATTAAGAGCGTGAAACCATTGCCTGCCGTGGTGCCGGCAAGCAGCTCCCCGAAGAAAGTACTGTTTGGTGCGCCCACCGCTAACATATTCGGTGTAGATAATGCAGCAAAAGTGAGCGCAACACCGGCGGCACCCATACCGGGTTTGTTCTCGGGTTTATCATTTAAGGTACCGTCGGGCACTGGTAGCAGCGCAGCGGCCAGTACGACAAACGCTTTCCTGTCAGCCGAACAAAAGTCATCGTCATCGCCGTTCATGTCTGCCACTTCCATTTTCGGTGGTGCACAGCCATCTTCTACAGCGGACCAAACGGCAACGAGTGGTGCGAATGCTAAGTTTGCCTTCGGAA GTTCCACGGCGATCGGATCGGCAGCTTCCGGTGGCTCGATCTTTTCCGCATCACTTAATACAACGCCGAAAACATCGTTTGTTGCTCCCGGTGCAGTCCCTGGTGTGCAGGTGACTTCTACCACGGTTGCTAATGACAAAACATCCACAAACAGTGCTCCCGTTGTTACGAAACCGAACACTACCAACAGCCCACTGTTACAACCAGCATCCCTAACTACGCCACCATCCGGCAAACCGGCTGAAGGTGCAGGAAAATTCTTTGGATCTTCTACCGGTGGCTTTGGTAACAGTGGTGGCGGAGGTGGTTTCGGATCCACCGGTAGTACGAATATGTTCTCCGGAGCCAACATTTTTGGCAGTTTGAGTACGAACACTGCCACCAGTGCCACCGGGACGCCCAGCAGTGCCGTTAGTGGCACACCGCCAACAACTGCTACGAGCAATTCCTCCCTTTTCGGCAGCGTTGCCTTCGGCGATGCTGGTAAACCGTCCATCTTTGGCGGCGGAAGTGGCTTTACCTTTGGCAGCTTAGCTAAGCAATCCACCACGGTAGCTAGCAGCAACAACGTCtcctccagcagcaacagcgatGCTCctttgctgtttaaaatggaTGATAGTGTAAGCTTCGCGACACTGGCTAGCAGCAACAGCCCGGCGTTTAGCAACACGTTTAAGCAAACGGAAGACGGTACCAAACCTTCCGGCGGAGGCTTCGTGGGATTAACGGTTAAGGAAGACTTCTTTTCACGTTCCGCCTCGGCTAAGCTTAACAACAGTACCGATGGCGGCGGGGCTAATAATGCCGAGGCAAGCAATGGCAATGCCGATGACGCAGCAGCGACGGGCGGTGAGGATGGCACGGGCGCAGCTGGTGGTGACGAAAATTATGATCCGTACTACGCGCCCGTAATTCAGCTGCCGGACGAGATCGAAGTACGCACGGGCGAGGAAGAGGAAACCAAACTGTTTGGCGAGCGTGCCAAGCTGTATCGATACGATGCGTCCACAAAGGAATGGAAGGAACGAG GTGTCGGTGAACTGAAGATTTTGCATCATCCAGTGCGAAACACCTATCGGCTACTGTTACGCCGTGAGCAGATATTCAAGCTCGTCCTAAACCACGCCATCACGGGTGATCTTTCCGTTGCGCCGATGAACAACTCGGACAAGGCTTTCGTTTGGGGCGCCATGAACCATGCCGAATCACCCGGCCAGCTGGAGCAGTTGGCGGCCCGCTTCAAGAACGAAGCCATCGCGTCCGAATTCCGCAGCACGTTGGAGAGGTGCCAGGAGAAGTTACGGTCCCGGCCGGACCTAGAGCCAGACCAAGATTAA